In Isoptericola jiangsuensis, the following proteins share a genomic window:
- a CDS encoding LacI family DNA-binding transcriptional regulator, which produces MRGQPMVTVHDVARVAGVSISTVSRALSDPDRVAPATRQRVRTAADQLGYRPNRAASSLRAGRAGAYGLVVPDLANPYFATVAKGAQERAREHGYGLFVVDTEENPDLEAEAMHTLGPQTDGVVLCSPRAVDRALAAADRRPVVLVNHAVDGVAAVEADHAAGMRRAVDHLRALGHRRIAYVGGPTSSWSDRARRAGLAAAAARHDDVEVVELGAFRPQVEGGQAAADLVVATGATAVITFNDLVAVGLVDRLRARRLRVPDDFSVVGCDDSYVASLVDPPLTTLRVDLRALGRAAVDQLVAAAPGSAAPHLPPLDVDLVVRSSTAPPAARPLHRGEP; this is translated from the coding sequence ATGAGGGGGCAACCGATGGTCACCGTGCACGACGTCGCACGCGTCGCCGGAGTCTCGATCTCCACCGTGTCCCGGGCCCTGTCCGACCCGGACCGCGTCGCCCCCGCCACCCGGCAGCGCGTCCGCACCGCCGCCGACCAGCTCGGCTACCGCCCGAACCGCGCCGCCTCCTCCCTGCGCGCCGGCCGCGCCGGCGCCTACGGCCTCGTCGTCCCGGACCTCGCCAACCCCTACTTCGCGACCGTCGCCAAGGGCGCCCAGGAACGCGCGCGCGAGCACGGCTACGGGCTGTTCGTCGTCGACACCGAGGAGAACCCCGACCTCGAGGCCGAGGCCATGCACACGCTCGGCCCCCAGACCGACGGCGTCGTGCTCTGCTCGCCCCGCGCCGTCGACCGTGCCCTCGCCGCCGCCGACCGCCGGCCCGTCGTCCTCGTCAACCACGCCGTCGACGGCGTCGCCGCCGTCGAGGCCGACCACGCCGCCGGGATGCGCCGCGCCGTCGACCACCTGCGGGCCCTCGGGCACCGGCGCATCGCCTACGTCGGCGGACCGACGTCCTCCTGGAGCGACCGGGCGCGCCGGGCCGGCCTGGCCGCCGCCGCCGCGCGGCACGACGACGTCGAGGTCGTCGAGCTCGGCGCGTTCCGGCCCCAGGTCGAGGGCGGGCAGGCCGCCGCCGACCTCGTCGTCGCCACCGGCGCCACCGCCGTCATCACCTTCAACGACCTCGTCGCCGTCGGTCTCGTCGACCGGCTGCGCGCCCGCCGGCTGCGTGTGCCCGACGACTTCTCCGTCGTCGGGTGCGACGACTCCTACGTCGCGTCGCTCGTCGACCCGCCCCTGACCACGCTCCGCGTCGACCTGCGCGCCCTCGGGCGCGCCGCCGTCGACCAGCTCGTCGCCGCCGCCCCCGGCAGCGCCGCGCCGCACCTGCCGCCGCTCGACGTCGATCTCGTCGTCCGTTCCTCGACGGCCCCGCCCGCTGCACGCCCCCTTCACCGAGGAGAACCGTGA
- a CDS encoding mannitol dehydrogenase family protein — MTDRLHRSTLPGTVEAPVTPTSVGIVHLGIGAFHRAHQAVCTEKAARATGDLRWGILGVTQRSAAVRDQLRPQGGVYSVLTAGATGTSLDLVGAVLDVAWPAEETDRVLATIAAPTTHLVTLTVTEKGYCRTASGSLDTSLVAGDLAALRAEHTGTTAPAEGPSGAVGLLARGLAARHRASLAQGDHRPITVLTCDNMVDNGRVLERLVREAVDAALPGPDGDALRAWLTESVTFPCSMVDRIVPATTPEQRDDVEAVLGVRDEGLVVGEPFSQWVIEDRFAGPRPAWEEAGATLTDDVSVWERAKLRLLNGTHSLLAYAGRLAGHETIAEAVADPAIRGHARRLLFDDALPTLTPPEGADLRAYGESLLVRFANPATGHTTRQVSMDGTQKIPYRWGDTVVARLAAGEVPLGAAYALAAWAEVVRREAVAGRAVDDPRGAELQRVVAAVGGGSAADARPEDVARALTALTGLLPGGASLDPRLLDAVAAEATTLSGIEVTVR, encoded by the coding sequence GTGACCGACCGACTGCACCGCTCCACCCTGCCGGGCACCGTCGAGGCGCCCGTGACGCCGACCTCCGTGGGCATCGTCCACCTCGGCATCGGGGCGTTCCACCGTGCGCACCAGGCGGTCTGCACGGAGAAGGCCGCGCGGGCCACCGGCGACCTGCGCTGGGGCATCCTCGGCGTCACGCAGCGCTCCGCCGCCGTGCGCGACCAGCTCCGTCCCCAGGGCGGCGTCTACTCCGTCCTCACCGCCGGCGCGACCGGGACGTCCCTCGACCTCGTCGGCGCCGTCCTCGACGTCGCCTGGCCCGCCGAGGAGACCGACCGCGTCCTGGCGACGATCGCCGCGCCCACCACGCACCTCGTCACCCTCACCGTCACGGAGAAGGGCTACTGCCGCACCGCGTCCGGCAGCCTCGACACGTCGCTCGTCGCCGGGGACCTGGCCGCCCTGCGCGCCGAGCACACGGGCACCACCGCGCCGGCCGAGGGGCCCTCGGGCGCCGTCGGCCTGCTCGCCCGCGGCCTCGCCGCCCGGCACCGCGCGTCCCTCGCCCAGGGCGACCACCGGCCGATCACCGTCCTCACCTGCGACAACATGGTCGACAACGGGCGCGTCCTCGAACGCCTCGTGCGCGAGGCCGTCGACGCCGCCCTGCCCGGCCCCGACGGCGACGCCCTGCGCGCGTGGCTCACCGAGTCGGTCACGTTCCCCTGCTCCATGGTCGATCGCATCGTCCCCGCCACCACGCCCGAGCAGCGCGACGACGTCGAGGCCGTCCTCGGCGTGCGCGACGAAGGGCTCGTCGTGGGGGAGCCGTTCAGCCAGTGGGTGATCGAGGACCGGTTCGCCGGGCCGCGACCCGCCTGGGAGGAGGCCGGCGCCACCCTCACCGACGACGTGTCCGTGTGGGAGCGCGCCAAGCTGCGTCTCCTCAACGGCACCCACTCGCTCCTCGCGTACGCCGGCCGCCTCGCCGGGCACGAGACCATCGCCGAGGCCGTCGCCGACCCCGCGATCCGCGGGCACGCCCGCCGCCTGCTGTTCGACGACGCCCTGCCCACCCTCACGCCCCCCGAGGGCGCCGACCTGCGGGCCTACGGCGAGTCCTTGCTCGTGCGGTTCGCCAACCCCGCCACCGGGCACACCACGCGCCAGGTGTCCATGGACGGCACCCAGAAGATCCCCTACCGCTGGGGCGACACCGTCGTCGCGCGCCTGGCCGCCGGCGAGGTGCCCCTCGGCGCCGCGTACGCGCTCGCCGCGTGGGCCGAGGTCGTGCGGCGCGAGGCCGTCGCGGGACGCGCCGTCGACGACCCCCGCGGGGCCGAGCTGCAACGCGTCGTCGCGGCCGTCGGCGGCGGGTCGGCCGCCGACGCGCGGCCCGAGGACGTCGCCCGCGCCCTCACCGCGCTCACCGGTCTCCTGCCCGGCGGCGCGAGCCTCGACCCCCGCCTGCTCGACGCCGTCGCGGCCGAGGCGACGACGCTCTCCGGCATCGAGGTCACCGTCCGATAA
- a CDS encoding FAD-dependent monooxygenase, whose product MQFHHHGYVSGDPRVQEAAGTGVDRPHELPEAMDVLVVGSGPAGMLLAAQMSQFPQISTRVIERREGRLERGQADGIQPRSVETFQAFGFAEQIVAEAFNIAYMNFWGPDPADPAKIVRTARTQDYALQISEFPHLIVNQARVLDYFADAAVRAPGRLVPDYGVEFLGLTVHESGEHPVEVRVRHVAGARSGQERTVRAKYVVGCDGARSGVREAIGRRHVGRFAAHAWGVMDVLVDTDFPDWRVKCAINSAAGNILHIPREGGYLSRMYIDLGEVPEGDNHEVRHTPLDEVIRRANQIMHPYSIDVRDVAWHSIYEVGHRVTDKFDDVLPGSDRPPRVFLTGDACHTHSAKAGQGMNVSMQDGFNLGWKLGHVLSGLSPASLLETYSAERMPVAQQLIDFDREWSALMARKPEEISDPQELARYYLGTAEFPSGFMTRYGASMIVADRSGTTVCEGFPVGKRFRSAPVSRVCDGNVVHLGHHARADGRWRVYVFADAQPPGAGSAVADWAAWAASPGSPLSRFTPPDADVDAVFDVKVIYQQRHEDVDVALVPDLFRPATGPLGLTDWEKVYAAGPSAWNDVDVFAERGVDRDGAVVLVRPDQYVAAVLPLPATDELTRFLDGVMIDRSTGHDPRTA is encoded by the coding sequence TCGTCGTCGGCTCGGGGCCGGCGGGCATGCTGCTGGCGGCCCAGATGTCCCAGTTCCCGCAGATCAGCACGCGCGTCATCGAGCGTCGCGAGGGCCGCCTCGAGCGCGGGCAGGCCGACGGCATCCAGCCGCGCAGCGTGGAGACCTTCCAGGCGTTCGGCTTCGCGGAGCAGATCGTCGCGGAGGCCTTCAACATCGCGTACATGAACTTCTGGGGGCCCGACCCGGCGGACCCGGCGAAGATCGTCCGCACCGCCCGCACGCAGGACTACGCGCTGCAGATCAGCGAGTTCCCCCACCTCATCGTCAACCAGGCCCGCGTCCTCGACTACTTCGCCGACGCGGCGGTGCGGGCGCCGGGCCGCCTCGTCCCCGACTACGGCGTCGAGTTCCTGGGCCTCACGGTCCACGAGTCCGGCGAGCACCCCGTCGAGGTCCGGGTGCGCCACGTCGCGGGCGCCCGGTCCGGCCAGGAGCGCACGGTCCGCGCGAAGTACGTCGTCGGCTGCGACGGGGCGCGCAGCGGGGTCCGGGAGGCCATCGGCCGACGGCACGTGGGCAGGTTCGCGGCCCACGCCTGGGGCGTGATGGACGTGCTCGTCGACACGGACTTCCCCGACTGGCGCGTCAAGTGCGCGATCAACTCCGCGGCCGGCAACATCCTCCACATCCCGCGCGAGGGCGGCTACCTCAGCCGGATGTACATCGACCTCGGCGAGGTCCCCGAGGGAGACAACCACGAGGTCCGCCACACGCCGCTCGACGAGGTGATCCGTCGGGCGAACCAGATCATGCACCCGTACTCGATCGACGTCCGCGACGTGGCGTGGCACAGCATCTACGAGGTCGGTCACCGCGTGACCGACAAGTTCGACGACGTCCTGCCCGGCTCCGACCGCCCTCCGCGGGTGTTCCTCACCGGGGACGCCTGCCACACGCACAGCGCCAAGGCCGGCCAGGGCATGAACGTCTCCATGCAGGACGGGTTCAACCTGGGCTGGAAGCTCGGTCACGTCCTGTCGGGTCTCAGCCCCGCCTCGCTGCTCGAGACCTACTCGGCCGAGCGGATGCCGGTGGCCCAGCAGCTCATCGACTTCGACCGGGAGTGGTCCGCGCTCATGGCGCGCAAGCCCGAGGAGATCTCGGACCCGCAGGAGCTGGCCCGCTACTACCTCGGCACGGCGGAGTTCCCGTCCGGCTTCATGACCCGGTACGGGGCGTCCATGATCGTGGCGGACCGGTCCGGGACCACGGTCTGCGAGGGGTTCCCGGTCGGCAAGCGGTTCAGGTCGGCACCGGTCTCGCGGGTCTGCGACGGCAACGTCGTGCACCTCGGTCACCACGCCCGGGCGGACGGCCGGTGGCGCGTCTACGTGTTCGCCGACGCGCAGCCGCCGGGCGCCGGCTCGGCCGTCGCCGACTGGGCGGCGTGGGCGGCCTCGCCCGGCTCGCCGCTGAGCCGGTTCACCCCGCCCGACGCCGACGTGGACGCCGTGTTCGACGTCAAGGTGATCTACCAGCAGCGCCACGAGGACGTCGACGTCGCCCTCGTCCCCGACCTCTTCCGGCCGGCCACGGGGCCGCTGGGCCTGACGGACTGGGAGAAGGTCTACGCCGCCGGGCCGAGCGCGTGGAACGACGTCGACGTCTTCGCGGAACGGGGGGTCGACCGTGACGGCGCCGTCGTCCTCGTGCGGCCGGACCAGTACGTGGCCGCGGTGCTCCCCCTCCCGGCGACGGACGAGCTCACGCGGTTCCTCGACGGCGTCATGATCGACCGGTCGACCGGGCACGACCCCCGGACGGCATGA
- a CDS encoding NAD-dependent succinate-semialdehyde dehydrogenase — MTRQRELDLLSEVPDELYIGGRWRPASDAATFPVHDPATGDGLKDVASATVEDGLAALDAADRAGADWARTPARQRAEILRRAFDLLQERAEDFALLMTLEMGKSLAEARGEVTYGGEFLRWFSEEAVRVQGRYGANPEGTGRMVVTQHPVGPCYLITPWNFPLAMATRKIAPALAAGCTVVVKPAALTPLTTLLLARVLEEAGVPAGVVNVVTTRASGEVSEAIIRDPRLRKLSFTGSTPVGQQLLEQAARGVLRTSMELGGNAPFVVFEDADLDKAVDGALTAKFRNIGQACTAANRFIVHRSVADEFSRRVTARVEQLPVGRGTEEGVVIGPLIDDRAVSKTHALVTDALDRGATLHIGGAAIPGPGTFYQATVLGDVRPGSAILREEIFGPVLAVTTFDDEDDAVRLANDTEYGLVSYVYTENLARGQRMIERLATGMMGLNTGVVSNAAAPFGGWHLSGLGREGGPEGIHEYLETKYTLTPDPHA, encoded by the coding sequence ATGACCCGTCAGCGCGAGCTGGACCTGCTGTCCGAGGTCCCGGACGAGCTCTACATCGGCGGGCGGTGGCGTCCGGCGTCGGACGCCGCGACGTTCCCCGTGCACGACCCGGCGACGGGCGACGGCCTCAAGGACGTGGCGAGCGCCACCGTCGAGGACGGGCTCGCCGCCCTCGACGCGGCCGACCGGGCCGGCGCCGACTGGGCGCGCACCCCGGCGCGGCAGCGCGCCGAGATCCTCCGCCGGGCCTTCGACCTCCTGCAGGAACGCGCGGAGGACTTCGCCCTGCTGATGACGCTCGAGATGGGCAAGTCGCTGGCCGAGGCGCGGGGGGAGGTCACCTACGGCGGCGAGTTCCTCCGGTGGTTCAGCGAGGAGGCCGTCCGGGTCCAGGGCCGGTACGGCGCGAACCCCGAGGGCACGGGGCGCATGGTCGTGACCCAGCACCCCGTCGGACCGTGCTACCTCATCACCCCGTGGAACTTCCCCCTCGCGATGGCGACCCGCAAGATCGCGCCGGCCCTGGCGGCCGGGTGCACGGTCGTCGTCAAGCCGGCCGCGCTCACCCCCCTGACGACGCTGCTCCTCGCGCGCGTGCTCGAGGAGGCGGGCGTCCCGGCCGGGGTGGTCAACGTCGTGACGACGCGAGCCTCGGGAGAGGTCTCGGAGGCGATCATCCGGGACCCGCGCCTGCGCAAGCTCTCCTTCACGGGGTCGACGCCCGTGGGGCAGCAGCTCCTCGAGCAGGCCGCGCGCGGCGTCCTGCGCACCTCGATGGAGCTCGGCGGCAACGCGCCGTTCGTGGTCTTCGAGGACGCCGACCTCGACAAGGCCGTCGACGGGGCCCTGACCGCCAAGTTCCGCAACATCGGCCAGGCCTGCACCGCCGCCAACCGGTTCATCGTGCACCGGTCCGTGGCCGACGAGTTCAGCCGCCGCGTCACCGCCCGGGTCGAGCAGCTCCCGGTGGGCCGCGGCACCGAGGAGGGCGTGGTCATCGGCCCCCTGATCGACGACCGTGCGGTGTCCAAGACGCACGCCCTGGTGACCGACGCCCTCGACCGCGGGGCGACGCTGCACATCGGCGGTGCCGCGATCCCCGGACCCGGGACCTTCTACCAGGCCACGGTCCTCGGCGACGTCCGGCCGGGGAGCGCCATCCTCCGGGAGGAGATCTTCGGCCCCGTGCTCGCCGTGACGACCTTCGACGACGAGGACGACGCCGTGCGCCTGGCGAACGACACCGAGTACGGGCTCGTCTCGTACGTCTACACCGAGAACCTCGCCCGGGGGCAGCGCATGATCGAGCGTCTCGCCACCGGCATGATGGGTCTCAACACGGGCGTGGTGTCGAACGCGGCGGCCCCGTTCGGGGGCTGGCACCTGTCCGGCCTCGGTCGCGAGGGCGGCCCGGAGGGCATCCACGAGTACCTCGAGACCAAGTACACGCTGACGCCCGACCCGCACGCCTGA
- a CDS encoding mannonate dehydratase: protein MKMGFRWYGEGNDTVTLDHVRQVPGVETIVWSLHHKQAGEVWEQAEIDAQVAHITGLTDEARARGVTRTFDADVVESVNVHESIKLGRTVLGMSRDEAIENYRTTIRRLGRAGVKVVCYNFMPVFDWLRTDLWRPLPDGSTALYFEKAVVDRMTPESLIADMAAGSHGLTLPGWEPERLAGFTELNAAYAGVTHEDMYASYRYFLDAVIPVCEESGVKLGVHPDDPPFDVFGWPRVVSSHDDLARVLDLHPSPYHGLTLCLGSFSANPQADAVAAVEAYMDRIHFSHVRNIKHFPNGDFTEVAHRACEGDVDTVGIMKAYAQAGYTGYLRPDHGRHLWDENTTNKPRPGYGLYDRALGIQYLLGVWDAVHHTGR, encoded by the coding sequence ATGAAGATGGGCTTCCGCTGGTACGGCGAGGGCAACGACACGGTCACGCTCGACCACGTCCGGCAGGTGCCGGGCGTCGAGACCATCGTGTGGAGCCTGCACCACAAGCAGGCCGGCGAGGTCTGGGAGCAGGCCGAGATCGACGCGCAGGTCGCGCACATCACCGGGCTGACGGACGAGGCCCGGGCCCGTGGGGTCACGCGCACCTTCGACGCCGACGTCGTGGAGTCGGTCAACGTGCACGAGTCGATCAAGCTCGGCCGCACGGTGCTCGGGATGAGCCGGGACGAGGCGATCGAGAACTACCGCACCACGATCCGGCGCCTCGGCCGGGCCGGGGTGAAGGTGGTCTGCTACAACTTCATGCCGGTGTTCGACTGGCTGCGCACCGACCTGTGGCGCCCCCTGCCCGACGGGTCGACGGCCCTGTACTTCGAGAAGGCCGTCGTGGACCGCATGACCCCCGAGAGCCTCATCGCGGACATGGCCGCCGGTTCGCACGGCCTCACCCTGCCCGGCTGGGAGCCCGAGCGGCTCGCCGGGTTCACCGAGCTGAACGCCGCCTACGCCGGCGTCACGCACGAGGACATGTACGCCAGCTACCGGTACTTCCTGGACGCGGTGATCCCGGTGTGCGAGGAGTCGGGCGTCAAGCTGGGTGTGCACCCCGACGACCCGCCCTTCGACGTGTTCGGCTGGCCGCGGGTGGTGTCCTCCCACGACGACCTGGCGCGCGTGCTGGACCTGCACCCGAGCCCGTACCACGGCCTGACGCTGTGCCTGGGGAGCTTCTCGGCGAACCCGCAGGCCGACGCGGTGGCCGCGGTCGAGGCGTACATGGACCGCATCCACTTCTCGCACGTGCGCAACATCAAGCACTTCCCGAACGGCGACTTCACCGAGGTCGCGCACCGGGCGTGCGAGGGCGACGTCGACACCGTCGGCATCATGAAGGCGTACGCCCAGGCCGGGTACACCGGCTACCTCAGGCCCGACCACGGCCGTCACCTGTGGGACGAGAACACCACGAACAAGCCGCGCCCCGGCTACGGCCTGTACGACCGTGCGCTGGGCATCCAGTACCTCCTCGGCGTCTGGGACGCCGTCCACCACACCGGGCGCTGA
- the uxaC gene encoding glucuronate isomerase encodes MSEPWTLHPDRALPADPTTRGIAREVYAATKDLPIVSMHGHVPVEWFTQDTSFGDPAQLFVVPDHYLTRMLVSQGETLPRLGVGSTADEAVETDPREVWRRFCAGWKHFRGTPTRYWLEHALVEIFGVTQRPSAETADALYDQVAARIAEPGFRPRALLDTFGIEVIATTDPAWSSLEDHTRLAKDGYGERVLPTFRPDPLLHLDRATWRDEVALLGAAAGTDVTSYAAYLDALRAQRQKFVEAGARATDHGHLWADTTPLDDAEARRIFDAALAGEVTADEARAFSGHMLFQMAAMSAEDGLVMQLHPGVLRDHASGPAATFGPDKGYDIPVVTEFTRSLRPLLDAFGHHPNFRVIAFTVDEDVYSRELGPLAGVYPALKLGAPWWFLDAPEAMRRFRESATETAGFSNMSGFVDDTRAFCSIPARHDLARRVDAGYLARLVAEHRLDLDEAVDTAVDLAYRSALASYPRP; translated from the coding sequence GTGAGCGAGCCGTGGACCCTGCACCCTGACCGGGCCCTGCCCGCCGACCCGACCACCCGCGGCATCGCGCGGGAGGTCTACGCGGCGACGAAGGACCTGCCGATCGTGTCGATGCACGGGCACGTGCCGGTCGAGTGGTTCACGCAGGACACGTCGTTCGGCGACCCGGCGCAGCTGTTCGTCGTGCCGGACCACTACCTGACCCGCATGCTCGTCTCCCAGGGCGAGACCCTGCCGCGGCTCGGCGTCGGCTCCACGGCGGACGAGGCCGTGGAGACCGATCCGCGCGAGGTGTGGCGCCGCTTCTGCGCGGGATGGAAGCACTTCCGGGGCACCCCCACCCGCTACTGGCTGGAGCACGCGCTCGTCGAGATCTTCGGCGTGACCCAGCGCCCGTCGGCCGAGACCGCGGACGCGCTGTACGACCAGGTCGCGGCCCGCATCGCGGAGCCGGGCTTCCGCCCGCGGGCGCTGCTGGACACGTTCGGCATCGAGGTCATCGCGACGACGGACCCCGCGTGGTCGTCGCTGGAGGACCACACGCGCCTGGCGAAGGACGGCTACGGCGAGCGCGTGCTGCCGACGTTCCGCCCGGACCCGCTGCTGCACCTGGACCGGGCGACGTGGCGGGACGAGGTCGCGCTGCTCGGCGCGGCCGCCGGCACGGACGTGACGTCGTACGCCGCCTACCTGGACGCGCTGCGCGCGCAGCGCCAGAAGTTCGTCGAGGCCGGGGCGCGGGCCACGGACCACGGCCACCTGTGGGCGGACACCACCCCGCTCGACGACGCGGAGGCGCGCCGGATCTTCGACGCCGCCCTGGCGGGCGAGGTGACGGCCGACGAGGCCCGTGCGTTCAGCGGGCACATGCTGTTCCAGATGGCGGCGATGTCGGCCGAGGACGGTCTGGTCATGCAGCTCCACCCGGGCGTGCTGCGCGACCACGCGTCGGGCCCGGCGGCGACGTTCGGCCCGGACAAGGGCTACGACATCCCGGTCGTCACGGAGTTCACGCGGTCCCTGCGTCCGCTGCTGGACGCGTTCGGGCACCACCCGAACTTCCGCGTGATCGCCTTCACGGTCGACGAGGACGTCTACTCGCGCGAGCTCGGCCCGCTGGCGGGCGTGTACCCGGCGCTCAAGCTCGGTGCGCCCTGGTGGTTCCTCGACGCCCCGGAGGCGATGCGTCGCTTCCGCGAGTCGGCGACGGAGACGGCCGGGTTCTCGAACATGAGCGGGTTCGTGGACGACACCCGTGCCTTCTGCTCGATCCCGGCACGCCACGACCTGGCCCGCCGCGTCGACGCCGGCTACCTGGCGCGGCTGGTGGCCGAGCACCGGCTGGACCTGGACGAGGCGGTGGACACCGCCGTCGACCTCGCGTACCGGTCGGCGCTGGCGTCCTACCCGCGTCCCTGA
- a CDS encoding alpha-glucuronidase, which yields MPLDLDATDAAPHPAWLPDAALAAAGGRRLALDLTSVDAGRHGVLDRAVLGTLATELERAVAAHGGAVVAATDSPDLTLRLTGLAGTTPADATSVRGDSAGEADRAAAGPHDGFTVVRADGRVTVTAATPTSLLHGWFEVVRQGEAAFTGADGVAHRAPAAALRMLDHWDNVDVHPVMGQVERGYAGGSIFYDAGVVRADLSRVTTYARLLAAVGIDRVSINNVNVHAREARLLTDDLPEVARIAAALRPYGVRIHLSVSFAAPMTLGGLATSDPLDEDVRAWWRDAADRVWEAIPDFGGFVVKADSEGQPGPFAYGRDHADGANVLAEAVAPHGGLVHWRAFVYNHTQDWRDRSTDRARAAFDHFAPLDGRFADNVVVQVKHGPLDFQTREAVSPVLAAMPRTRLALELQVTQEYTGQQRHACYLGPWWGELLGFRPWDGAAAEGATTVADVVTGHGPDAAPAVVAAGGGGIAAVSNVGDDRFWTGHPFAQANLYAFGRLTWDPTLDATALLDEWVSLTFPGASPALRDALHGILDGSWRTYERYTAPLGVGFMVRPGHHYGPDVDGYEYTPWGTYHFADRDGIGVDRTRATGTGYTGQYPAPWRDVYESPDTCPDELLLFFHHVPYTHVLHSGVSVVQHVYDTHFAGVEQVEAMVARWEEVAAEVPTDVADRVRERLAEQLRSAVEWRDQVNTYFLRKSGIPDAHGRTIY from the coding sequence GTGCCCCTCGACCTCGACGCCACCGACGCCGCCCCGCACCCCGCCTGGCTGCCCGACGCCGCGCTCGCCGCGGCCGGGGGCCGCCGCCTCGCCCTCGACCTGACGTCGGTGGACGCGGGCCGCCACGGCGTCCTGGACCGGGCGGTGCTGGGCACCCTCGCCACGGAGCTCGAGCGGGCGGTCGCCGCGCACGGCGGTGCCGTCGTCGCCGCCACCGACTCCCCCGACCTGACCCTCCGGCTCACCGGCCTCGCCGGCACCACCCCCGCCGACGCGACGAGCGTGCGAGGAGACTCCGCAGGCGAGGCGGACAGGGCGGCCGCCGGCCCGCACGACGGCTTCACGGTGGTCCGCGCCGACGGCCGCGTGACCGTCACGGCCGCGACCCCGACCAGCCTGCTGCACGGCTGGTTCGAGGTCGTCCGCCAGGGCGAGGCGGCGTTCACCGGCGCCGACGGCGTCGCGCACCGCGCCCCGGCGGCGGCGCTGCGCATGCTCGACCACTGGGACAACGTGGACGTCCACCCCGTCATGGGGCAGGTGGAGCGCGGGTACGCGGGCGGGTCGATCTTCTACGACGCGGGCGTGGTGCGCGCGGACCTGTCGCGCGTCACGACGTACGCGCGGCTGCTCGCCGCCGTGGGGATCGACCGGGTGTCGATCAACAACGTCAACGTGCACGCGCGGGAGGCCCGGCTGCTCACGGACGACCTGCCGGAGGTCGCCCGCATCGCGGCGGCGCTGCGCCCGTACGGTGTGCGCATCCACCTGTCGGTGAGCTTCGCCGCGCCGATGACGCTGGGCGGGCTGGCGACGTCGGACCCCCTGGACGAGGACGTGCGCGCCTGGTGGCGCGACGCCGCGGACCGGGTGTGGGAGGCGATCCCTGACTTCGGCGGGTTCGTCGTCAAGGCGGACTCGGAGGGTCAGCCGGGACCGTTCGCGTACGGGCGGGACCACGCGGACGGCGCGAACGTGCTCGCGGAGGCGGTCGCGCCGCACGGCGGGCTGGTGCACTGGCGGGCGTTCGTCTACAACCACACGCAGGACTGGCGGGACCGGTCGACGGACCGGGCGCGCGCCGCGTTCGACCACTTCGCGCCGCTGGACGGCCGGTTCGCGGACAACGTCGTGGTGCAGGTCAAGCACGGCCCGCTGGACTTCCAGACGCGCGAGGCCGTCTCCCCGGTGCTCGCCGCGATGCCGCGCACGCGCCTCGCGCTGGAGCTCCAGGTGACGCAGGAGTACACGGGCCAGCAGCGCCACGCCTGCTACCTGGGGCCGTGGTGGGGCGAGCTGCTCGGGTTCCGGCCGTGGGACGGGGCCGCGGCCGAGGGCGCCACGACGGTCGCCGACGTCGTCACCGGGCACGGGCCCGACGCCGCGCCCGCGGTGGTCGCGGCCGGGGGTGGCGGCATCGCCGCGGTGTCGAACGTGGGCGACGACCGGTTCTGGACGGGTCACCCGTTCGCGCAGGCCAACCTGTACGCGTTCGGCCGGCTCACGTGGGACCCGACGCTGGACGCCACGGCCCTGCTCGACGAGTGGGTGTCGCTGACCTTCCCGGGCGCGTCCCCGGCGCTGCGGGACGCCCTGCACGGGATCCTCGACGGCTCGTGGCGCACGTACGAGCGGTACACGGCGCCGCTGGGCGTCGGGTTCATGGTCCGCCCGGGCCACCACTACGGGCCGGACGTCGACGGCTACGAGTACACGCCGTGGGGCACGTACCACTTCGCGGACCGGGACGGCATCGGGGTGGACCGCACCCGCGCGACCGGCACGGGGTACACCGGGCAGTACCCGGCACCGTGGCGCGACGTCTACGAGTCCCCCGACACCTGCCCCGACGAGCTGCTGCTGTTCTTCCACCACGTCCCGTACACCCACGTGCTGCACAGCGGCGTGAGCGTGGTCCAGCACGTCTACGACACGCACTTCGCCGGCGTCGAGCAGGTCGAGGCGATGGTCGCGCGCTGGGAGGAGGTCGCCGCCGAGGTACCCACCGACGTCGCGGACCGGGTGCGCGAGCGGCTGGCGGAGCAGCTCCGGTCGGCCGTGGAGTGGCGCGACCAGGTCAACACGTACTTCCTGCGCAAGTCCGGGATCCCCGACGCCCACGGCCGGACGATCTACTGA